A region from the Neorhodopirellula lusitana genome encodes:
- a CDS encoding SulP family inorganic anion transporter, with translation MLPQPTTTPTPLFSPSTIVKDLVAGLVVFLVALPLCLGIALASGADLFSGLLSGIVGGIIVAAFSGSQTSVSGPAAGLTAIVAAQIALLGSFEAFLLAVTIAGLIQIGFGVAKGGALSAFFPSSVIKGLLVAIGVILILKQIPHVVGHDADPEGEMSFNQPDNENTFTELFTTFAGDIHQGAMVIGLISIAILLLWDRIPALKKSLVPAPLLVVIAGTGLSFLFQKMGGDWTVEGSHLVQIPIAESASEFIGFLRLPDFKQLVNPAVYLAAITIAVVASLETLLNLEAVDKIDPEKRNSPPSRELIAQGCGNLVCGMIGGLPVTSVIVRGSVNVNAGNKTKLSAMFHGVLLLIAVALLPKLMNMIPLSALAAILLVTGFKLASPTLFKQMWKEGRYQFIPFIVTVVAIVMTDLLVGILIGLGVAILFILNSNLRRPIRRVIERRLAGDITHIELANQVSFLNRAAVERTLNEAGEGTRLVIDATESDYIDPDVLSLIRDFTDNIAPKRNVLVNLVGFRTKYELNDVIQFADYTTRELQEQITADQVIDLLQDGNARFVKGTRLNRDLGRQVNATAAGQNPLAAILSCIDSRVPTELVFDLGVGDIFSVRVAGNVVGTKSLGSIEYAVAVAGVKLVMVLGHTRCGAVTSSVQLISNGQNAESATGCQHLQSIVDEIAPSVGHDHPNSDNESAEEFEKMVDEVARRNVLHTVSLITERSDVIAKAVASGQVKVVGAIYDVKTGHIDFLTPRNSQVATA, from the coding sequence ATGCTTCCACAACCAACAACCACACCAACTCCTCTCTTTTCTCCGTCAACGATTGTCAAAGACCTTGTCGCAGGTCTTGTTGTCTTCCTCGTCGCGTTACCACTTTGTCTGGGCATCGCCCTGGCATCCGGCGCGGATCTGTTTTCAGGACTGCTTTCCGGCATCGTCGGCGGCATCATCGTGGCCGCTTTCAGTGGTTCCCAAACCAGCGTCAGCGGACCGGCAGCGGGTTTGACTGCAATCGTCGCCGCTCAAATCGCGCTGCTTGGCTCTTTTGAAGCGTTCCTTTTAGCGGTCACCATCGCCGGTCTGATTCAGATCGGTTTTGGCGTCGCCAAGGGAGGAGCGTTATCGGCGTTCTTCCCGTCCAGCGTCATCAAAGGCTTGCTGGTCGCGATCGGTGTGATCCTGATTCTGAAACAAATCCCTCACGTCGTCGGCCACGATGCCGACCCGGAAGGCGAGATGTCGTTCAATCAACCTGACAATGAAAACACGTTCACGGAATTGTTCACAACATTCGCCGGTGACATCCATCAAGGCGCGATGGTCATCGGACTGATTTCGATTGCGATCCTGTTGCTTTGGGATCGCATTCCAGCGTTGAAGAAGTCTCTCGTTCCAGCCCCCTTGTTGGTCGTGATCGCCGGCACGGGTTTGAGTTTCCTGTTCCAAAAGATGGGCGGGGATTGGACCGTCGAGGGCAGCCACCTTGTCCAGATACCGATTGCCGAAAGTGCGTCGGAGTTCATTGGGTTCTTACGACTTCCCGACTTCAAGCAACTAGTCAATCCGGCCGTTTACTTGGCCGCGATCACGATCGCGGTGGTCGCTTCGCTTGAAACGCTGCTTAACCTGGAAGCGGTTGACAAGATCGATCCTGAAAAACGCAACTCGCCGCCCAGTCGCGAACTGATCGCACAAGGTTGCGGGAACCTGGTTTGTGGGATGATTGGTGGTCTGCCCGTGACATCCGTGATTGTTCGCGGTAGTGTCAACGTGAACGCCGGCAACAAGACCAAGCTATCGGCAATGTTCCACGGTGTGCTGTTGCTGATTGCGGTGGCGTTGCTACCGAAATTAATGAACATGATTCCGCTGTCCGCATTGGCCGCAATCTTGTTGGTAACGGGCTTCAAACTTGCCAGCCCCACCCTCTTCAAACAGATGTGGAAAGAGGGCCGTTACCAGTTCATCCCGTTCATCGTGACGGTCGTTGCGATCGTGATGACCGACCTGTTGGTTGGTATTCTGATTGGGCTTGGGGTCGCGATTCTGTTTATTCTCAACAGCAACCTGCGACGCCCCATTCGCCGTGTGATCGAGCGCCGCCTGGCCGGCGACATCACGCACATTGAATTGGCGAACCAGGTCAGTTTTCTGAATCGCGCGGCTGTCGAACGCACGCTCAACGAAGCTGGTGAAGGCACGCGACTGGTGATCGACGCAACCGAGTCGGACTACATCGATCCAGACGTCTTGAGTTTGATTCGCGACTTCACCGACAACATCGCTCCCAAACGGAACGTGTTGGTCAACCTAGTTGGATTCCGGACGAAGTACGAACTGAACGATGTGATTCAGTTTGCGGACTACACCACCCGCGAACTGCAAGAACAGATCACGGCGGATCAGGTCATCGACCTTCTCCAGGATGGCAACGCGCGTTTCGTCAAAGGCACGCGTCTGAACCGTGACCTTGGACGTCAGGTCAACGCGACCGCTGCGGGCCAAAACCCGCTGGCCGCAATCTTGAGCTGCATCGATTCGCGAGTGCCAACGGAACTGGTCTTTGACCTGGGCGTGGGCGACATCTTCAGCGTCCGTGTGGCCGGAAACGTGGTCGGCACGAAGTCGCTAGGCAGCATCGAGTACGCCGTTGCCGTGGCCGGCGTCAAGCTGGTTATGGTTCTGGGGCACACCCGGTGTGGTGCCGTCACCTCATCCGTCCAACTGATTTCCAATGGCCAGAACGCGGAATCGGCGACCGGGTGCCAACACCTGCAATCGATCGTCGATGAGATCGCGCCGAGCGTGGGCCACGATCACCCGAACTCCGACAACGAGTCGGCCGAGGAGTTCGAAAAAATGGTGGACGAAGTCGCACGTCGGAATGTGCTGCACACCGTTTCGCTGATCACCGAACGCAGCGACGTGATCGCCAAGGCTGTCGCAAGCGGCCAGGTGAAGGTCGTCGGTGCGATTTACGACGTGAAAACCGGGCACATCGATTTCCTGACACCACGTAATTCGCAGGTTGCGACTGCCTAG
- a CDS encoding MOSC domain-containing protein, which produces MTPTAELRSIQVGKPQTLGTDKPWTSGFLKETVAEPLWLGTTNLAGDGQADLEHHGGPHKAVCVYSAEHYPYWRDQLQLPELKAGDFGENFTIGELTEHDVCIGDTWSIGEAVVQVSQPRQPCWKLARRWDIKTLALQVQQTGYTGWYFRVLQEGQVQQGNPARLVDRQWPQWTIEAANQLMHHDKKNMTAAKDLMAVPSLSPSWQATLAKRVTKGKEPDTAKRLEG; this is translated from the coding sequence ATGACACCAACCGCTGAACTGCGATCGATTCAGGTTGGCAAGCCACAAACGCTTGGCACCGATAAACCATGGACGTCGGGTTTCCTGAAGGAGACCGTGGCCGAACCACTTTGGTTGGGGACCACTAATCTTGCCGGCGATGGGCAAGCCGACCTGGAACATCACGGTGGTCCGCACAAGGCCGTTTGCGTCTATTCGGCCGAGCACTATCCGTACTGGCGTGACCAGCTTCAGCTTCCTGAATTGAAGGCTGGCGACTTTGGCGAGAACTTCACCATCGGTGAACTCACCGAGCACGACGTTTGCATCGGTGACACCTGGTCGATCGGCGAGGCAGTCGTTCAGGTATCGCAACCTCGGCAACCGTGCTGGAAACTCGCTCGACGCTGGGATATCAAAACGCTGGCCTTACAGGTACAGCAAACCGGCTACACCGGCTGGTACTTTCGCGTCTTACAGGAGGGCCAAGTTCAACAGGGCAATCCTGCACGTTTGGTCGACCGGCAATGGCCACAGTGGACGATCGAAGCGGCTAACCAGCTGATGCACCACGACAAGAAAAACATGACCGCCGCGAAAGACCTGATGGCAGTCCCTTCACTTTCACCGAGCTGGCAGGCGACGTTGGCCAAACGGGTCACCAAGGGTAAAGAACCAGACACGGCGAAAAGACTGGAAGGCTGA
- the sugE gene encoding quaternary ammonium compound efflux SMR transporter SugE, whose translation MAWIYLTIAGLLEIGWAIGLKYTDGFSKPLPTIATVTAMVVSMVLLSYSLKTIPVGTGYAVWTGIGAVGTAICGIFLFDEPRDVVRILCIGLIVAGILGLKFASPAS comes from the coding sequence ATGGCTTGGATCTATCTCACAATTGCTGGCTTGCTGGAAATTGGTTGGGCGATCGGACTAAAATACACTGACGGGTTTTCAAAGCCTTTGCCCACGATCGCGACCGTTACGGCTATGGTGGTTAGTATGGTACTACTGTCCTACTCATTGAAAACGATCCCAGTCGGCACGGGCTACGCGGTGTGGACCGGAATTGGAGCCGTGGGAACCGCAATCTGCGGAATCTTCCTGTTTGACGAACCTCGCGATGTCGTCCGAATCCTCTGCATTGGACTGATTGTGGCGGGGATTTTGGGACTCAAGTTTGCTTCGCCGGCAAGCTGA
- a CDS encoding sigma-70 family RNA polymerase sigma factor, with protein sequence MNERPEAFDSQPTESQVDQSQTNQSSDHLSDSSNSAESLSRTERLIDAARAGDGEALGELLLSYRKYVVFLARTQLHHHMQAKADPSDVAQEVFLAAHGNIAEFRGDSAEEFAGWLRGILSNTLAMHVRKFLGTQKRDPRLEQRLNQSLASATGFLQSQLAGDVTSPSQHFARNEAFLELAGALEGLPDDYRQVIVLRHVDGLPFAEVARLMNRSVDSVEKLWVRGLAKLKQHMA encoded by the coding sequence TTGAATGAACGCCCTGAGGCCTTCGATTCGCAGCCAACGGAATCCCAAGTCGACCAGTCACAAACGAATCAATCATCAGACCATTTGTCGGATTCGAGCAACTCGGCGGAATCGCTCAGCCGCACCGAGCGGCTGATTGATGCTGCGCGAGCCGGAGACGGAGAGGCACTGGGAGAGCTACTGCTGAGTTATCGCAAATATGTTGTTTTTCTAGCACGCACTCAACTTCATCATCACATGCAGGCCAAGGCGGATCCATCAGACGTTGCCCAAGAGGTCTTTCTGGCCGCCCACGGCAACATCGCCGAATTCCGCGGTGACTCTGCCGAGGAATTCGCCGGCTGGCTCCGTGGGATTCTTTCCAACACATTGGCAATGCACGTCCGCAAGTTCCTTGGCACCCAAAAACGTGACCCTCGCTTGGAACAACGATTGAATCAGAGTCTGGCAAGCGCGACCGGCTTCCTGCAATCACAACTTGCCGGCGACGTGACTTCGCCGAGTCAGCACTTCGCCCGCAACGAAGCGTTCCTGGAACTGGCCGGTGCTCTCGAAGGACTTCCCGATGACTACCGACAAGTGATCGTCTTGCGGCACGTTGATGGATTGCCGTTTGCAGAAGTGGCGAGGCTGATGAACCGCAGCGTCGATAGCGTTGAAAAATTGTGGGTCCGCGGCCTGGCAAAATTGAAACAACACATGGCGTAA